A window of the Arachis duranensis cultivar V14167 chromosome 5, aradu.V14167.gnm2.J7QH, whole genome shotgun sequence genome harbors these coding sequences:
- the LOC107490996 gene encoding uncharacterized protein LOC107490996 (The sequence of the model RefSeq protein was modified relative to this genomic sequence to represent the inferred CDS: added 57 bases not found in genome assembly), with translation MASTIISLWSLVAAILAFALAVQGTLGGIECEKLNHETCAFAVSSAGKRCVLEKEVKRSGMEAYTCKTSEIEADEKLKDHIESEECIKSCGLDRKSFGISSDSLLESRFTQNLCSPHCYQACPNVVDLYFNLAAGEGVFLPKLCEAEGGNARRGMAEIKSSGIVAPAPDVRSVKFTAATPPQPFNALEFTAEPVASPAYPPY, from the exons ATGGCCTCTACCATTATTAGCTTGTGGAGTTTGGTAGCTGCTATCCTTGCATTTGCTCTCGCAGTGCAAGGAACTTTAG GAGGTATAGAATGCGAGAAGCTGAACCATGAGACATGCGCGTTTGCGGTGTCATCGGCCGGAAAACGATGTGTGCTAGAGAAggaggtgaagaggtcagggatGGAAGCATACACATGCAAGACATCAGAGATTGAAGCTGATGAGAAGCTGAAGGATCACATTGAGAGTGAGGAATGCATCAAGTCATGTGGTTTGGACAGGAAGTCCTTTGGAATCTCATCAGATTCTCTTTTGGAATCTCGCTTCACTCAAAACCTTTGCTCACCTCATTGCTACCAAGCATGCCCTAATGTTGTTGACCTATACTTCAATCTTGCTGCTGGTGAAG GAGTGTTTCTTCCCAAGTTGTGTGAAGCAGAAGGGGGAAATGCACGGAGAGGAATGGCTGAGATCAAAAGCTCTGGTATTGTGGCACCTGCACCTGATGTTCGTTCAGTGAAGTTCACAGCTGCTACTCC CCCTCCATACTAA